CAGCCCTTTTACTGAACAGGTCTCTGTGATATTGATTTTTAACATATGTCCGGGTCTGATCACAATAATACCGGCTGGACGGTATTCCTGAAGTACCGGTGGGAATAACTGTTCGCGAGCTGTCCCAGTTGGCCAGGGAATACACATGGCGC
The genomic region above belongs to Bacteroidales bacterium and contains:
- a CDS encoding penicillin acylase family protein translates to RHVYSLANWDSSRTVIPTGTSGIPSSRYYCDQTRTYVKNQYHRDLFSKRAVKQNARYQMTIDGD